A stretch of the Streptomyces sp. WMMB303 genome encodes the following:
- a CDS encoding DUF6421 family protein, with translation MSNSTAPEFIAEVDRLREEIKGSRDSFRDQEFLDRLAQRISEAPHLGRQPAARALVEDLRNFSSKPRLESVKAHISEERDHHIFSLFDASYFPSLSLEYLTYETLPTNPHLATRYASNTMPVNITARSKGFASRVVVALFPENHIDGIQQGDDLIFYFIDKFVERHNRITRKMIDAVMAPGSFPFLQGVDDTTVEQASSWWVRLHEYHHRHGDMPIPDFLPFKKKKPLAGLEELRVDVSAMLVCLNDPDLPTREARLAYEYILSERLLRYAVEGIPRPNYDAVASQLLFNYLSEKGGIELRGGSIRLHSELPAVLAQFLGEIERIEGEIHSTPVEAVQKSLLEFTNQYTDYDPDAKDYRHIPFFAEVKERLGV, from the coding sequence ATGTCGAACAGCACGGCACCCGAGTTCATCGCCGAGGTCGACCGACTGCGCGAGGAGATCAAAGGGTCCCGCGACTCCTTCCGCGACCAGGAGTTCCTGGACCGGCTCGCGCAGCGCATATCCGAAGCGCCGCATCTGGGGCGGCAACCGGCCGCCCGGGCGTTGGTCGAGGATCTGCGGAACTTCTCGTCCAAGCCGCGCCTGGAATCGGTGAAGGCGCATATCAGTGAAGAACGCGACCACCACATCTTCTCGCTCTTCGACGCCTCCTACTTTCCCTCCCTCTCGTTGGAGTATCTGACGTACGAGACGCTGCCGACGAATCCGCACCTGGCGACCCGGTACGCCAGCAACACCATGCCGGTGAACATCACCGCACGTTCCAAGGGATTCGCGTCGCGTGTTGTCGTCGCACTGTTCCCGGAGAATCACATCGACGGCATCCAGCAGGGCGACGACCTGATCTTCTATTTCATCGACAAATTCGTGGAACGGCACAACCGCATCACCCGCAAGATGATCGACGCGGTCATGGCGCCGGGCAGCTTTCCCTTCCTTCAGGGCGTCGACGACACCACGGTCGAACAGGCTTCCTCGTGGTGGGTGCGGCTGCACGAATACCACCACCGGCACGGAGACATGCCGATTCCCGATTTCCTGCCGTTCAAGAAGAAGAAGCCGCTGGCCGGGCTGGAGGAGCTGCGCGTCGATGTCTCGGCGATGCTGGTGTGTCTGAACGACCCCGACCTCCCCACGCGGGAGGCCCGGCTGGCCTACGAGTACATTCTCTCGGAGCGGCTGCTGCGCTACGCGGTGGAAGGTATTCCGCGCCCCAACTACGACGCCGTCGCCTCGCAGTTGCTGTTCAACTACCTGTCCGAGAAGGGCGGGATCGAGCTGCGCGGCGGATCGATCCGGCTGCACTCCGAACTGCCCGCCGTGCTGGCGCAGTTCCTCGGTGAGATCGAGCGGATTGAAGGGGAGATCCACAGTACGCCCGTCGAGGCCGTCCAGAAGAGCCTGCTGGAATTCACGAATCAGTACACGGACTACGACCCGGACGCGAAGGACTACCGGCACATTCCGTTCTTCGCCGAGGTCAAGGAGCGCCTGGGTGTCTGA
- a CDS encoding tryptophan 7-halogenase: MSSTETYDVVVVGGGPGGSTLAALVAKQGHSVLLLEKEFFPRYQIGESLLPSTIHGICRLTGATDELLKAGFPVKRGGTFRWGANPEPWTFSFSVSPRMAGPTSTAFQVERSRFDKILLDNARRCGAEVREGCAVTEVLEEGERVTGVRWTDDGGAQREVSARFVVDSSGSKSRLNQRIGGHREYSEFFRNLALFGYFENGKRLPEPNRNNILCVAFDSGWFWYIPLSDTLTSVGAVVRRDLAEKVQGDPEKALQALIDECPMISDYLVPARRVTDGQYGEVRVRKDYSYHHTSFWRPGMVLVGDAACFVDPVFSSGVHLATYSALLAARSINSTLAGTVDEEAAMNEFEARYRREYGVFYEFLMSFYDMHQAEGSYFWEAKKVTRNSRSEMESFVDLVGGVSSGESALTSGDEIEQRLHTQNREFASAVETIADGDTDNWAPLLGSSVVREAMTESSKVQMHAALGEDAEEETPLFDGGLIPSADGMTWVRAAAD; encoded by the coding sequence GTGAGCAGCACCGAGACATACGACGTCGTCGTCGTGGGCGGCGGCCCCGGCGGTTCGACTCTGGCCGCCCTCGTGGCCAAGCAGGGGCACTCGGTGCTGCTGCTGGAGAAGGAGTTCTTCCCCCGGTACCAGATCGGGGAGTCCCTGCTGCCGTCCACCATCCACGGCATATGCCGGTTGACGGGCGCGACGGACGAGCTGCTCAAGGCGGGATTCCCGGTCAAGCGGGGCGGCACGTTCCGCTGGGGCGCCAACCCCGAGCCGTGGACGTTCTCCTTCTCGGTCTCCCCGCGGATGGCGGGCCCGACCTCGACGGCGTTCCAGGTGGAGCGCTCCAGGTTCGACAAGATCCTGCTCGACAACGCGCGCCGGTGCGGTGCCGAGGTCCGCGAGGGCTGCGCCGTCACCGAGGTGCTGGAGGAGGGCGAGCGGGTCACCGGGGTGCGCTGGACGGACGACGGGGGAGCGCAGCGGGAGGTCTCCGCCCGGTTCGTGGTGGACTCCTCCGGCAGCAAGAGCCGGCTGAACCAGCGGATCGGCGGGCACCGGGAGTACTCGGAGTTCTTTCGCAACCTGGCGCTGTTCGGTTACTTCGAGAACGGCAAGCGGCTGCCGGAGCCGAACCGCAACAACATCCTGTGCGTGGCGTTCGACAGCGGCTGGTTCTGGTACATCCCGCTGAGCGACACGCTCACCAGCGTCGGGGCCGTCGTGCGGCGGGACCTGGCGGAGAAGGTGCAGGGCGACCCGGAGAAGGCCCTCCAGGCGCTGATCGACGAGTGCCCGATGATCTCGGATTACCTCGTCCCGGCCCGCCGGGTCACCGACGGGCAGTACGGCGAGGTGCGGGTCCGCAAGGACTACTCGTACCACCACACCTCCTTCTGGCGGCCGGGCATGGTGCTGGTCGGGGACGCCGCCTGCTTCGTCGACCCGGTCTTCTCCTCCGGTGTGCACCTGGCCACCTACAGCGCGCTGCTGGCCGCCCGGTCGATCAACAGCACGCTGGCCGGAACGGTCGACGAGGAGGCGGCCATGAACGAGTTCGAGGCCCGCTACCGCCGCGAGTACGGCGTCTTCTACGAGTTCCTGATGTCGTTCTACGACATGCACCAGGCAGAGGGCTCCTACTTCTGGGAGGCCAAGAAGGTCACCCGGAACAGCCGCTCCGAGATGGAGTCCTTCGTGGACCTGGTGGGCGGTGTCTCCTCCGGTGAGTCGGCGCTCACCAGCGGCGACGAGATCGAGCAGCGCCTGCACACGCAGAACCGGGAGTTCGCCTCCGCCGTCGAGACCATCGCCGACGGCGACACCGACAACTGGGCACCGCTGCTGGGGTCGTCCGTCGTGCGCGAGGCGATGACCGAGAGCTCCAAGGTGCAGATGCACGCGGCGCTGGGTGAGGACGCCGAGGAGGAGACGCCGCTGTTCGACGGCGGACTGATCCCCTCGGCCGACGGTATGACCTGGGTCCGCGCCGCGGCGGACTGA